One window of the Populus nigra chromosome 4, ddPopNigr1.1, whole genome shotgun sequence genome contains the following:
- the LOC133692736 gene encoding uncharacterized protein LOC133692736 isoform X1, with translation MATAPLLPTTNSTSQEKRHRSIFDVPTDFFDACRLLSPSSSPSPASTSVAPEIPSPIETLDEVDTISKNGVEVTIPRWTCNTCKAEFDSLQDQRVHFKSDIHRINVKLSIAGKDIVKEEDFDESFKDCDISSVSGSEDEAEKVSFLRTDAQRGFVESVKQKLFIRLKTGERVSIWKSLVLNDSESVCFENDNVLGGCMRESEVIERLKFLIHEERNGTRLRIVLLASGGHFVGCVFDGNSPVLHKTFHRYVVRAKAGKKQSSKDGTGRAAHSAGASLRRYNELALKKDIQELLDVWKPYFDASSCIYLYAPSSNRQLLFDGNKAYFSHQHHVRNIPLSIRRPTFKEARRIYNQLAQVTYEVDEKESIPDTIDDLVSTTSTITNSCPGPSKEDLNNSINSAESTEPSSIKKKSDDLHVSSGSESEVAGTTTPLHEATQSGDVHQVLKLLEQGLDPCIKDERGRTPYMLANDKEVRNTFRRFMALNIDRWDWHAANVPSALTKEMEESQAAKQTEKEEKRKARAKELKKLRKAREKKAQAEAASSQNAAAVLVNRATPISAIKGQSQPSGGSKISTEQELKRAEAIEREKRAAAAERRMAAVAAINAQSSSTSTVPAMAQPKSGLTSDITCSCCNVSLAGKVPFHRYNYKYCSTSCMHVHREILEDE, from the exons ATGGCGACCGCACCTCTCCTCCCCACCACTAACTCAACTTCACAAGAGAAACGGCACCGTTCTATCTTCGACGTCCCCACCGATTTCTTCGATGCGTGTCGTTTACTCTCCCCCTCCTCCTCCCCCTCCCCTGCATCAACATCAGTAGCACCCGAAATTCCCTCTCCCATCGAAACTCTAGACGAAGTCGATACGATTTCCAAAAACGGCGTCGAAGTCACAATTCCTAGATGGACCTGTAACACTTGCAAAGCCGAATTCGATTCTCTCCAAGACCAGCGGGTTCACTTTAAATCCGATATTCATCGAATCAAT gTTAAATTAAGCATTGCTGGAAAAGATATTGTTAAAGAGGAAGATTTTGATGAATCATTCAAAGATTGTGATATCTCGAGCGTCTCAGGATCAGAAGATGAAGCTGAAAAGGTGTCCTTTTTGCGGACTGACGCGCAAAGAGGGTTTGTAGAGAGTGTGAAGCAGAAGTTGTTTATTCGTCTTAAGACGGGAGAGAGAGTTTCGATATGGAAGAGTCTGGTTTTGAATGATAGTGAAAGTGTTTGTTTTGAGAATGATAATGTTCTTGGGGGGTGTATGAGAGAGAGTGAAGTGATTGAGAGGTTGAAGTTTTTGATTCATGAGGAGAGGAACGGGACGCGTCTGAGGATTGTGTTGCTTGCTAGTGGTGGACATTTTGTTGGGTGTGTTTTTGATGGGAATTCGCCTGTTCTTCATAAAACATTTCACAG ATATGTTGTAAGAGCCAAAGCTGGTAAAAAGCAGTCATCTAAAGATGGGACTGGTAGAGCTGCACATTCTGCTGGAGCTTCACTTCGTCGGTATAATGAACTGGCTTTGAAGAAG GACATTCAAGAACTACTTGATGTTTGGAAGCCTTATTTTGACGCTTCATCATGTATTTACTTATATGCACCTTCAAGCAATCGGCAACTACTTTTTGATGGCAATAAAGCATATTTCAGCCATCAGCACCATGTTCGAAATATACCATTGAGTATTAGGAGGCCTACTTTCAAAGAAGCACGACGCATTTACAACCAATTGGCACAAGTCACCTATGAAGTGGATGAGAAGGAAAGCATACCAGACACCATTGATGACTTGGTGTCAACCACAAGCACCATTACAAATAGCTGCCCTGGCCCCAGCAAAGAGGACTTGAACAACAGCATTAATAGTGCTGAATCTACTGAACCttcttctattaaaaaaaaatctgatgatCTGCATGTATCAAGTGGGAGTGAAAGTGAAGTTGCTGGCACGACAACGCCTTTGCATGAAGCAACACAATCTGGTGATGTTCATCAGGTTTTGAAACTCCTAGAACAGGGTTTGGATCCTTGTATCAAAGATGAAAGGGGGCGGACCCCTTATATGCTGGCAAATGATAAGGAAGTCAGAAATACATTTAGACGCTTTATGGCTTTAAACATTGATAGATGGGATTGGCATGCTGCTAATGTGCCTAGTGcattaacaaaagaaatggAGGAATCTCAAGCTGCTAAGCAG ACagagaaagaggaaaagagGAAAGCTAGAGCaaaagaattgaagaaattacGTAAGGCTAGAGAAAAGAAAGCTCAG GCTGAGGCTGCATCATCCCAAAATGCTGCGGCAGTTCTAGTTAATCGAGCTACTCCAATTTCAGCTATAAAGGGACAATCTCAGCCTAGTGGAGGATCAAAAATATCTACAGAG CAGGAACTTAAGAGGGCTGAAGCTATTGAGAGGGAAAAGAGAGCAGCTGCTGCAGAGAGGAGAATGGCAGCAGTTGCTGCTATCAATGCCCAAAGCAGTAGCACGAGCACCGTGCCAGCCATGGCACAACCCAAAAGTGGCTTAACATCAGATATAACATGCTCCTGTTGCAATGTGTCGTTAGCTGGTAAAGTTCCATTTCATAGATATAATTACAAGTACTGCAGTACGTCTTGCATGCATGTACATAGAGAGATCCTCGAGGATGAATAA
- the LOC133692736 gene encoding uncharacterized protein LOC133692736 isoform X2: protein MATAPLLPTTNSTSQEKRHRSIFDVPTDFFDACRLLSPSSSPSPASTSVAPEIPSPIETLDEVDTISKNGVEVTIPRWTCNTCKAEFDSLQDQRVHFKSDIHRINVKLSIAGKDIVKEEDFDESFKDCDISSVSGSEDEAEKVSFLRTDAQRGFVESVKQKLFIRLKTGERVSIWKSLVLNDSESVCFENDNVLGGCMRESEVIERLKFLIHEERNGTRLRIVLLASGGHFVGCVFDGNSPVLHKTFHRYVVRAKAGKKQSSKDGTGRAAHSAGASLRRYNELALKKDIQELLDVWKPYFDASSCIYLYAPSSNRQLLFDGNKAYFSHQHHVRNIPLSIRRPTFKEARRIYNQLAQVTYEVDEKESIPDTIDDLVSTTSTITNSCPGPSKEDLNNSINSAESTEPSSIKKKSDDLHVSSGSESEVAGTTTPLHEATQSGDVHQVLKLLEQGLDPCIKDERGRTPYMLANDKEVRNTFRRFMALNIDRWDWHAANVPSALTKEMEESQAAKQTEKEEKRKARAKELKKLRKAREKKAQAEAASSQNAAAVLVNRATPISAIKGQSQPSGGSKISTEELKRAEAIEREKRAAAAERRMAAVAAINAQSSSTSTVPAMAQPKSGLTSDITCSCCNVSLAGKVPFHRYNYKYCSTSCMHVHREILEDE, encoded by the exons ATGGCGACCGCACCTCTCCTCCCCACCACTAACTCAACTTCACAAGAGAAACGGCACCGTTCTATCTTCGACGTCCCCACCGATTTCTTCGATGCGTGTCGTTTACTCTCCCCCTCCTCCTCCCCCTCCCCTGCATCAACATCAGTAGCACCCGAAATTCCCTCTCCCATCGAAACTCTAGACGAAGTCGATACGATTTCCAAAAACGGCGTCGAAGTCACAATTCCTAGATGGACCTGTAACACTTGCAAAGCCGAATTCGATTCTCTCCAAGACCAGCGGGTTCACTTTAAATCCGATATTCATCGAATCAAT gTTAAATTAAGCATTGCTGGAAAAGATATTGTTAAAGAGGAAGATTTTGATGAATCATTCAAAGATTGTGATATCTCGAGCGTCTCAGGATCAGAAGATGAAGCTGAAAAGGTGTCCTTTTTGCGGACTGACGCGCAAAGAGGGTTTGTAGAGAGTGTGAAGCAGAAGTTGTTTATTCGTCTTAAGACGGGAGAGAGAGTTTCGATATGGAAGAGTCTGGTTTTGAATGATAGTGAAAGTGTTTGTTTTGAGAATGATAATGTTCTTGGGGGGTGTATGAGAGAGAGTGAAGTGATTGAGAGGTTGAAGTTTTTGATTCATGAGGAGAGGAACGGGACGCGTCTGAGGATTGTGTTGCTTGCTAGTGGTGGACATTTTGTTGGGTGTGTTTTTGATGGGAATTCGCCTGTTCTTCATAAAACATTTCACAG ATATGTTGTAAGAGCCAAAGCTGGTAAAAAGCAGTCATCTAAAGATGGGACTGGTAGAGCTGCACATTCTGCTGGAGCTTCACTTCGTCGGTATAATGAACTGGCTTTGAAGAAG GACATTCAAGAACTACTTGATGTTTGGAAGCCTTATTTTGACGCTTCATCATGTATTTACTTATATGCACCTTCAAGCAATCGGCAACTACTTTTTGATGGCAATAAAGCATATTTCAGCCATCAGCACCATGTTCGAAATATACCATTGAGTATTAGGAGGCCTACTTTCAAAGAAGCACGACGCATTTACAACCAATTGGCACAAGTCACCTATGAAGTGGATGAGAAGGAAAGCATACCAGACACCATTGATGACTTGGTGTCAACCACAAGCACCATTACAAATAGCTGCCCTGGCCCCAGCAAAGAGGACTTGAACAACAGCATTAATAGTGCTGAATCTACTGAACCttcttctattaaaaaaaaatctgatgatCTGCATGTATCAAGTGGGAGTGAAAGTGAAGTTGCTGGCACGACAACGCCTTTGCATGAAGCAACACAATCTGGTGATGTTCATCAGGTTTTGAAACTCCTAGAACAGGGTTTGGATCCTTGTATCAAAGATGAAAGGGGGCGGACCCCTTATATGCTGGCAAATGATAAGGAAGTCAGAAATACATTTAGACGCTTTATGGCTTTAAACATTGATAGATGGGATTGGCATGCTGCTAATGTGCCTAGTGcattaacaaaagaaatggAGGAATCTCAAGCTGCTAAGCAG ACagagaaagaggaaaagagGAAAGCTAGAGCaaaagaattgaagaaattacGTAAGGCTAGAGAAAAGAAAGCTCAG GCTGAGGCTGCATCATCCCAAAATGCTGCGGCAGTTCTAGTTAATCGAGCTACTCCAATTTCAGCTATAAAGGGACAATCTCAGCCTAGTGGAGGATCAAAAATATCTACAGAG GAACTTAAGAGGGCTGAAGCTATTGAGAGGGAAAAGAGAGCAGCTGCTGCAGAGAGGAGAATGGCAGCAGTTGCTGCTATCAATGCCCAAAGCAGTAGCACGAGCACCGTGCCAGCCATGGCACAACCCAAAAGTGGCTTAACATCAGATATAACATGCTCCTGTTGCAATGTGTCGTTAGCTGGTAAAGTTCCATTTCATAGATATAATTACAAGTACTGCAGTACGTCTTGCATGCATGTACATAGAGAGATCCTCGAGGATGAATAA
- the LOC133692680 gene encoding probable hexosyltransferase MUCI70, whose protein sequence is MASPKLPGNSSSISISVADDEDSDELSRMRARVRRKRKKHHHRFKNNFSQRIIRFVLKYWTLLIFLPAAGLLIFEASKIGRKPSLDDAKVSEQVVEVRKPSFQADLNNNKSGGNLNRLDPVTHIVGGVRERCLKLLPYEELQHLDIRIHDNFSGPVKNVVYISEKDARHIGGNITLSGQHTEGTRFNLFTGHQTFDQRERSFKVNETAELHCGFYNENGGFKISDEDRSYMQTCKVVVSTCAFGGGDDLHQPIGMSEVTLEKVCYVAFWDEITLAAQESQEHRIGEDHFIGKWRVVVVRDLPFADQRLNGKIPKMLGHRLFPQAKYSIWVDSKSQFRRDPLGVLEALLWRSNSVLAISEHGARSSVYDEAKAVVKKHKATPEEVEVQITQYRHDGLPEDKRLYGKKALNEASIIVREHTPLTNLFMCLWFNEVVRFTSRDQMSFPYVLWRLKVLKDIHRFPVCIRKDLVNSMGHVRKAKPLIS, encoded by the exons atGGCGTCACCAAAACTCCCCGGCAACAGCAGCAGCATATCAATCTCCGTAGCTGACGACGAAGACTCGGACGAACTGAGTCGAATGCGAGCTCGAGTGCGTAGAAAACGCAAGAAACACCATCACCGATTCAAGAACAATTTTTCACAGAGAATCATTaggtttgttttaaaatactgGACGCTCTTGATCTTCCTTCCCGCTGCCGGATTGCTAATATTTGAAGCCTCGAAGATTGGTAGAAAACCGAGCTTGGATGATGCAAAGGTATCTGAACAAGTTGTTGAAGTGAGAAAGCCGAGTTTTCAAGCtgatttgaataataataaatcaggGGGCAATTTGAACCGGCTTGATCCAGTGACTCACATTGTCGGTGGAGTTAGAGAAC GTTGCTTGAAACTGCTACCTTATGAAGAGCTTCAACATTTGGATATTCGAATCCATGATAATTTCAGTGGTCCTGTGAAAAACGTGGTGTACATATCAGAGAAAGATGCACGACATATAGGAGGGAACATTACTTTGTCTGGACAGCACACAGAAGGCacaagatttaatttatttactggACATCAAACTTTTGATCAGAGGGAGAGAAGTTTTAAG GTGAATGAAACAGCTGAGCTGCACTGTGGGTTTTACAATGAAAACGGTGGGTTTAAGATTTCTGATGAGGACAGAAGTTACATGCAAACCTGCAAAGTTGTGGTGTCTACATGTGCTTTTGGTGGTGGAGATGACCTCCATCAACCTATTGGAATGTCAGAGGTCACGCTTGAGAAG GTTTGTTATGTTGCCTTTTGGGACGAAATTACTCTAGCAGCTCAGGAGTCACAGGAGCACAGAATTGGTGAGGACCATTTTATTGGGAAATGGCGTGTTGTGGTTGTAAGGGATCTTCCTTTTGCAGACCAAAGGTTGAATGGTAAAATCCCTAAG ATGTTGGGACATCGCTTATTTCCTCAGGCAAAGTATTCTATCTGGGTTGATTCAAAGTCCCAATTTAGGAGAGACCCTTTAGGTGTTTTAGAAGCCCTCCTTTGGCGATCAAATTCTGTCCTGGCAATTTCTGAACATGGAGCTCGCAGTAGTGTTTATGATGAGGCTAAGGCTGTTGTCAAGAAACACAAAGCCACCCCTGAAGAAGTGGAGGTGCAGATAACTCAGTATCGGCATGACGGCTTGCCTGAAGACAAAAGATTATATGGAAAGAAAG CTCTAAACGAGGCCTCAATCATTGTGAGGGAGCATACACCATTGACTAACCTGTTTATGTGCCTCTGGTTTAATGAAGTAGTTCGTTTCACATCTAGGGATCAGATGAGTTTCCCATATGTTCTATGGCGGTTGAAAGTGCTCAAGGACATCCATAGGTTTCCAGTTTGCATCCGAAAGGATCTTGTTAATAGTATGGGGCATGTACGTAAGGCAAAGCCATTGATAAGTTGA
- the LOC133692759 gene encoding peptidyl-prolyl cis-trans isomerase CYP18-1: protein MSVTLHTNLGDIKCEIACDEVPKASENFLALCASGYYDGTIFHRNIKGFMIQGGDPTGTGKGGTSIWGKKFNDEIRESLKHNARGTLSMANSGPNTNGSQFFITYAKQPHLNGLYTVFGKVIHGFEVLDIMEKTQTGQGDRPLAEIRINRVTIHANPLAG from the exons ATG TCAGTTACACTTCACACAAATCTTGGTGATATCAAATGTGAGATCGCCTGCGATGAAGTTCCCAAGGCCTCCGAG AATTTTTTGGCGCTGTGTGCTAGTGGGTATTATGATGGGACCATATTTCATCGAAATATTAAAGGTTTTATGATTCAAGGTGGAGATCCTACAGGGACAGGAAAAGGAGGAACTAGTATTTGGGGCAAGAAGTTCAATGATGAGATTAGAGAGTCTCTcaag CATAATGCAAGGGGTACACTCTCAATGGCCAATAGTGGACCGAATACTAATGGAAGCCAGTTTTTCATAACGTATGCCAAGCAACCTCATCTAAATGGGTTGTACACTGTGTTTGGCAAAGTAATTCATGGGTTTGAAGTCCTCGATATCATGGAAAAG ACTCAAACAGGGCAAGGGGATAGACCTCTTGCAGAGATAAGGATCAATCGCGTGACAATACATGCCAACCCACTTGCTGGTTAG